Proteins encoded by one window of Aliivibrio wodanis:
- a CDS encoding methyl-accepting chemotaxis protein — MKLKTQSYVLATIILCSLIIMTASGLWTLRIASTIDNKTRVTEIFQTTYNLINNMEEMVRQGKIEESKAKELTITILRNNVYKDDEYVYVADENLMFLAAPLDPQLHNTSFHEFRDSEGKSVGQILENAINKNPNGIAEYTWSLKMPDGSIDEKLSIAEKTKDWNWIVGTGIGQTEVNARFWSTAQWQFGLAFLIASLIFSILMISMKRMISLLGGEPRDVHAAIQTVAAGEIVTQFEKKAPEGSIYQAVQTMNISLADLVQHLTQSMLALKSELSDVHSRAGTVSQLTESQHQSTEMIATAITEMSSSANNVAASAQETATNTDEADKQSVRTQELINATVYNIEGLAGQLNTASTAVAELDSEVNSIVKVLDVIGDIAEQTNLLALNAAIEAARAGEQGRGFAVVADEVRNLAGRTQGSTKEIQQMISNLQEGSRNAISTMKICAETSKSTVSESQHASDALQQIVTALESISSMSHQIATASEEQKHVSEDITQRVNMIEESGQQLASVVAESKSSTHTLTELADDLETWLNKFRVKS, encoded by the coding sequence ATGAAGTTAAAAACACAATCTTACGTTCTTGCCACTATTATTTTATGTTCGCTCATAATAATGACTGCAAGTGGTTTATGGACATTACGCATTGCAAGTACCATTGATAATAAAACACGAGTTACAGAGATCTTTCAAACAACATATAACTTAATTAACAACATGGAAGAAATGGTTCGACAGGGAAAAATTGAAGAGAGTAAGGCTAAAGAGCTCACAATTACAATACTGCGAAATAATGTATATAAAGATGATGAGTATGTTTATGTAGCTGATGAAAATTTAATGTTCTTAGCTGCTCCTCTTGACCCTCAACTTCATAATACTAGTTTCCATGAATTTCGAGATAGTGAAGGAAAAAGTGTCGGTCAAATCTTAGAAAATGCTATAAATAAAAATCCAAATGGTATTGCAGAATATACATGGTCTTTAAAAATGCCAGACGGCAGTATAGATGAGAAACTCTCTATTGCAGAAAAAACAAAAGACTGGAATTGGATCGTAGGTACTGGCATTGGACAAACTGAAGTTAATGCTCGTTTTTGGTCTACCGCTCAGTGGCAATTTGGTTTAGCTTTTCTTATTGCAAGTTTAATTTTTAGCATTTTAATGATTTCAATGAAACGTATGATTTCATTACTTGGTGGAGAGCCTCGTGATGTCCATGCAGCCATTCAAACAGTTGCTGCAGGTGAGATCGTAACTCAGTTTGAAAAAAAAGCACCAGAAGGCAGTATTTATCAAGCGGTTCAAACAATGAATATCTCATTAGCTGATCTAGTTCAACATCTAACTCAATCAATGTTAGCGTTAAAGTCAGAACTATCAGATGTACACTCGCGAGCAGGTACGGTTAGCCAATTAACAGAGAGCCAACACCAATCTACAGAGATGATTGCAACGGCAATCACTGAAATGTCTTCATCTGCAAATAATGTTGCAGCATCAGCACAAGAAACTGCAACCAATACAGACGAGGCAGACAAACAAAGCGTTCGAACTCAAGAGTTAATTAATGCGACGGTTTATAATATAGAGGGGCTAGCAGGCCAACTTAATACCGCTAGTACTGCCGTAGCTGAATTAGATAGTGAAGTAAATAGTATTGTTAAGGTTCTTGATGTCATTGGTGATATTGCTGAACAAACAAATCTACTTGCTTTAAACGCTGCAATTGAAGCAGCTCGTGCTGGAGAGCAAGGACGAGGTTTTGCGGTTGTTGCTGATGAAGTTCGCAATCTTGCTGGAAGAACTCAAGGTAGTACAAAAGAGATCCAACAAATGATCTCTAATCTACAAGAAGGTTCTCGCAATGCTATCTCAACGATGAAAATCTGTGCTGAAACAAGTAAGAGTACTGTATCAGAATCTCAACATGCTTCAGATGCTCTACAGCAAATAGTTACTGCACTTGAATCAATATCAAGTATGAGCCATCAAATCGCCACCGCTTCTGAAGAGCAGAAACACGTCAGTGAAGATATAACTCAACGTGTCAATATGATTGAAGAAAGTGGTCAGCAATTAGCGAGTGTTGTTGCAGAAAGTAAAAGCAGCACTCACACATTAACAGAGTTAGCTGATGACCTAGAGACTTGGTTAAACAAATTTCGAGTAAAAAGTTAA